Proteins encoded by one window of Dermochelys coriacea isolate rDerCor1 chromosome 13, rDerCor1.pri.v4, whole genome shotgun sequence:
- the LOC119842338 gene encoding corticoliberin-like, translating to MRIRMISAAFVLVLLFLPSENGSPLELARGAAPQFALVPAPTWELWPRRPGLGAKPPMPSAGTEAGLPSLQRLLGPCEAGGAESTPELRRKGRSPYSSRRKDGRPNSLDLTFHLLREFLEMSREERLAQKALSNQMLLQNIGK from the coding sequence ATGAGGATCCGCATGATTTCGGCTGCCTTCGTCCTCGTCCTGCTGTTTCTCCCGTCGGAGAACGGGTCCCCGCTGGAGCTGGCCCGGGGAGCTGCCCCGCAGTTCGCTCTGGTCCCCGCTCCAACCTGGGAACTGTGGCCGAGGAGACCGGGGCTGGGGGCCAAGCCCCCGATGCCTTCAGCGGGCACAGAAGCGGGGCTCCCCTCTCTCCAGAGACTGCTCGGTCCCTGCGAGGCCGGGGGCGCGGAGAGCACCCCGGAGCTGCGAAGGAAGGGGAGATCTCCCTACTCCTCGCGGCGGAAAGACGGCAGACCCAACTCCCTCGACCTGACCTTCCACCTCCTGCGGGAGTTCCTGGAGATGTCCCGGGAGGAGAGACTGGCCCAGAAAGCGCTGAGCAATCAAATGCTGCTGCAGAACATCGGGAAGTGA